Proteins co-encoded in one Aethina tumida isolate Nest 87 chromosome 7, icAetTumi1.1, whole genome shotgun sequence genomic window:
- the LOC109598107 gene encoding polyglutamylase complex subunit TTLL1, producing the protein MIIDCSKLSLLIANLILGRYNAVLPYVLPADYNMFVEEYRKAPQSTWIMKPCGRSQGSGIFLINKLSKLKRWSRESKTPFQHQLTKESYVISKYIDNPLLIGGKKFDLRLYVLVTSFRPLKAYQFKLGFCRFCTVKYDSSVTKLDNIYVHLTNVSVQKHGGEYNSMHGGKLSVDNLRIHLESTRGKVVTDTLFNQISWLIIHSLKAIAPVIATDRHCFECYGYDIIIDNNLKPWLIEVNASPSLTSTTANDRILKHKLLDNIFSIVVPPNGMPDVRWNKIPNQEALGDFELLIDEEVINMNKL; encoded by the exons atgatcaTTGATTGCAGCAAACTAAGTTTGCT AATTGCCAACTTAATCTTAGGCCGCTATAATGCAGTTTTACCTTATGTCTTGCCAGCGGATTATAACATGTTCGTTGAGGAGTACAGGAAAGCTCCTCAAAGCACTTGGATAATGAAACCTTGCGGCAGATCTCAAGGGTCAGGCATTTTTCTCATCAATAAACTGTCGAAGCTGAAACGATGGTCTAGGGAATCTAAAACGCCCTTCCAACACCAACTAACTAAAGAAAGTTACGTAATATCGAA GTACATAGATAATCCGTTGTTGATTGGTGGTAAGAAATTTGACTTGAGGCTGTACGTCCTGGTGACATCGTTCAGGCCGTTAAAGGCGTATCAATTCAAGCTTGGTTTCTGCAGATTTTGTACAGTCAAATACGATTCAAGTGTTACAAAACTGGACAACATTTATGTACATTTAACAAACGTATCAGTACAAAAACACGGG GGTGAGTATAACTCGATGCACGGAGGTAAATTAAGTGTGGACAATCTGAGGATTCATTTAGAAAGTACTAGAGGAAAAGTCGTGACTGATACGTTGtttaatcaaatcagttgGTTGATCATTCACTCTTTAAAAGCCATAGCTCCAGTTATTGCGACGGATCGTCATTGTTTCGAATGTTATGGTTACGATATTATTatcgataataatttaaaaccgtGGCTGATTGAG GTGAACGCTTCTCCGTCCCTTACATCAACAACTGCGAACGATaggattttaaaacataaactgttagacaacattttttcaattgtcgttCCACCGAATGGGATGCCCGA TGTCAGATGGAATAAAATTCCAAATCAGGAGGCCCTGGgtgattttgaacttttaaTCGACGAAGAGGTCATCAATATGAATAAACTCTAA